Part of the Flavobacterium sp. KS-LB2 genome is shown below.
CACCAACAATCAATCTTTTTAAGTACAACTCATTTGCAATACGCATGTACAATGGCATGTCAAGCGAGTTGTGGTGCGTGATAAAAGGACGCGCTGCAGCACCACCGGGAATCGGTTGCAAAACAGGCGTTTCTACCTCAAGATACCCTTTGTCATTAAAAAAAGAACGCATCGCATTAAACAATTTAGTTCTTTTGATAAACGTTTCTTTTACATGGTCGTTTACCGTTAAATCTACGTAACGACGACGGTATCTTTGTTCCGGATCAGCAAAAGCATCGTGTGTTTTTCCGTCAGCATCCGTTTTTACTACAGGTAGCGGCTTCAAAGCTTTCGCTAAAACCGTCAAACCATAAACATGTACCGAAATTTCACCCACTTGAGTTTTAAAAACCGTTCCGCGAACCCCAATAAAATCGCCAATATCCAATAGTTTTTTGAAAACCACATTGTACATTGTTTTCTCCTCATCCGTCGAAATATCATCTCTCGAAACATACACCTGGATACGTCCTTCAGCATCTTTCAATTCTGCAAATGACGCCTTTCCCATGATACGTTTACCCATCAAACGTCCTGCTAAAACAACTTCTTTTCCTTCGTACTTCTCGAAATCAGCTAGGATTTCGCTGGAATAAGCGGTTGTGATAAATTCGGCTGCTGGATAAGGCTCAATACCTAAATTGCGTAATTCTGTAAGTGCTTCTCTGCGTAATATTTCTTGTTCGGATAATGCCATTTTATGCTGATTTTAAGAGCGCAAAGATACTATATAAGTTTTAAAATGTAAAGTTTAAAATTCAAGGTTTTTTGAAGCAGAATATTTTGTTTTTTCAATACGATTTGTCCCGCTATTCACTCTATCTTTTTTTCTTGTTTGAAAAAAAACAAGAAAAAAAGGATGCCGCTGCTATCGGGGCTATGCTACCACTTTTATTTTCGAAAAACATGAAAAATAGTACAAATCATGTATATTTGAAATCAAATCATTTTGCAAACATCCCAATGAAAAAATATATTGCGTTATTTTTATTAGTATTTTTAAATAGTTGCCAAGTTACAGAAACCATATATTTAAACGAAGATGGAACTGGAAAAATTGAAATAAATGAATTGCGGGATGAACATAGTTATATGCAATTGATGGGTGAAAACTACTCCAAAGAAGATGTTTTTAGAGATACTACTTATGTTTTTCAGGATTTTATAACGAAACATTCCGAAACCTTTTCTAGATTACCAGCATTTGAAAAAGCTATTTTTCAAAAATTTGGTACGGTAAAAGTACATATCAAGAAAAGCTCGTTTGAAAAAGAATTTCGAACAACAATCACGCAAAATTTCACTAAAATAGAGCAAGTAGCTGATCTATATAAAACGGAAGAATATGCTGATGACATCGAAAATAATTATGCATTGGTTGCCGAAGAACATTATTATAGTGTGAACTATGCTTTTGACGGAAGTGTTTTTAAAAGGATAGTGAAAATTACTGATCCGATTGAATTAAAGAAACAGCAGGATAAGATTGAAGGGTACAAAACGCAAGTTTCTAAATTTAAAATCACGCAACCTTATGTTCTAAAATATCATTTTCCCAGAAAAATAAAATCGGTGTCCAATTCGAATGCAAAAATCAGTGAAGATAGAAAATCATTGGAATTACAATTTCTAATAGCAGATTGTTTGGTAAATCCTGAGAGTACGAATCTGGAAGTTGTTTTAGAGTAACTTAATTGGAAATTTTTCTTGGCTGTAACTTCTCTTAAAAACTTTGTACCTTTGCAATTCAAAAATAAGTGGACGAAATAGGATTGCTTCGTTCCTCGCAATGAAAAATGAATAAAACCATCCAACTTCAAGATTTAGGAACTAAAGATTATAAAGCAACTTGGGAATACCAGGAAGAATTGTTCAAAGGAATCGTTGATCTGAAAATTCGAAATCGCAGAGAAGAACTCGAATTAGAGACGCCTAATTATTTTCTTTTTGTGGAACATCCACACGTTTATACTTTGGGGAAAAGTGGTGATTTAAGTAATTTGCTTTTATCTGAAAAACAATTGGAAGCCAAAGGAGCAACTTTTTATAAAATCAATCGTGGTGGCGATATTACCTATCACGGGCCTGGGCAAATAGTAGGATATCCAATTATAGACTTAGAAAATTTCTTTACTGATATCCATAAATACTTGCGTTTTCTGGAAGAAGCTATTATTCTTACGCTGCAAGAATATGGAATTGTTTGTGGTAGAAGCGAAGGTGAAACGGGAGTTTGGTTAGGTGCAGGAACTCCATTTGCAAGAAAAATTTGTGCTATGGGTGTTCGCGCTTCCCGTTGGGTAACCATGCATGGATTTGCACTAAATGTAAATGCTGATTTGGGTTATTTTGATAATATCATTCCGTGTGGTATTCGCGGTAAAGCGGTAACTTCATTAAACGTAGAACTTGGCGTAGAAAAAGTCAATGAAGAAGAAGTCAAAGAAAAAATCCTGAAACATTTCTCCATTCTTTTTGAAGCGACTTTTGAGAAATCTGCAATCAAAAATCATTAATCTGCAATCAAAAATCAAAAGTATACTGTTCCGGTAATAAACGAAATGTCATTCGGTGGTATTTTGTTACTCCGTAGATTCGTATTGCTTCTCGATGTTCTTTGGTAGGATATCCTTTATTTTGTTTCCAATTGTACATTGGGAATTCCTCATGAATACGATTCATATATTCATCCCGATATGTTTTTGCTAATATGGAAGCGGCCGCAATACTCAAGTATTTTGAATCTCCTCTAATAATACTGGTATTTGGGATTGAATTTAGGAACTCAATTTCAGCATCGGTAAAAATCTTTCCTCCGCGATTTTTAATTCCTCCTTTTGGAATCAATGGACTATTTCCGTCTACAATGATGGATTCAGGTCTTGGGTCCAGTTTTAAAATACTTTCCTGCATTGCTTTTATGGAGGCATTCAAAATGTTTATTTCGTCAATTATCAAAGGTTCAAGATGTGTTACTGCAAATGAAACACATTGCTCCTCTATAATAGGTCTCATTTTTTCTCTGGCTTTTTCCGACAATTGTTTGCTGTCATTTAATGTATGGTTTTGAAAATCAGCGGGTAATATTACCGCTGCAGCAGTAACAGGTCCTGCAAGGCAACCCCGGCCTGCTTCGTCAGTTCCAGTTTCTAAATTTGGTGTTAAGAAAAATGAATATAGCATAAAAAATGATTTTAGCAAAAATATAGTTTTATGCTTAATTATTCGCAAAAAAACAGTATATAAGCATAAAATATCGATATTATGTGCTCTTTTAGTTTTAAAATTATAATAAAAATAAAATATGTTAATTTTTGTAAATAGTTGGTATTTTAAGAATTTATTATGATTTTTGTGAAATAACTAATTCAAAATAAATTTAATATGAGATCAAAATTCAAATGGATTTTTTCGTTGCTATTGGCATTGTCAATGCAATTTGCTTTTGCACAAGAAAAAACTGTTACTGGTGTGGTTGCAGATGCTACTGGACCTATTCCAGGAGCAAATGTTGTTGTTAAAGGTACAAATAGAAGTGCGCAAACTGATTTCGATGGAAAGTATTCCATTAAAGCTAATTCAGGAGAGGTATTAGTGTTCTCATTTGTTGGTATGAAAGATGTGACAGTAAATGTTGGTACTTCTTCTACAGTTAACATTAAAATGGAGCAAGCTGACAATACACTAGAAGAAGTTGTGGTTGTAGGTTATGGGACTCAAAAGAAAAAGAATCTTACAGGTTCTATTTCGCAAATTAAAGGAGAGGCAATAGCTAGTTTAGCTACTCCTAGTTTTGAATCTCAATTGGCAGGTAGAGCTGCTGGAGTTCAGGTTACATCTAATTCAGGTGTTTTGGGGCAAGCGCCTAGAATTAGAATTAGAGGAATTGGTTCAATTTCTTCTGGAAGTTATCCTTTGGTAGTGGTAGATGGTGTGCCAATTTTCACTGGAGATGTTGGGGGATATGCAAATACTAATGCTTTAGGAGATATTAACCCAGCAGATATTGAGTCTACAGAGATTTTAAAAGATGGTTCGGCAACGGCTATTTATGGATCAAGAGCTTCTAATGGTGTTATTTTAATTACAACCAAAAAAGGGAAAGGTGGTAAGTTTAGAGTGAACTATAATACGTACACTGGAGTTGCTACGCCAATTGATTTTTTAGATTTGTTAGGTACTAAGGATTTTATTACAATCCAGAATGAAAAAAGATCAAATAGAGCTGCTTCACCATGGGCTGCAGGAACAGCATTTAATACAGATTGGCAAAAAGCGGTACTTCGTTCTAATGCTTTTCAAACAGATCATAATTTATCTCTTTCTGGTTCTACTGACAAGACAAATTACTATTTTTCTGTTGGATACAATGAACAAGAAGGTATTGCAAAAGCAAATAACCAAACTAGATATAATGTAAGAGCTAATGTCGATCAAAAAGTTAAAAGTTGGTTAAATATTGGTGTGAATGCTGCTTTGTCAAGAACGCAGAATAATGGTTTGAATACAGGAGCTAACTCATTATCAGGTTTAATGTTTAATGCAATGCGTCAATTGCCAAATACACCTGTATATGACGCTACGAACCCAACGGGTTACAATATAGCAGGAGCAAGTGTAGGTCAAGGAGAAAACTTATCTGTAATAGGTAACAATTTACCAAATATTGTTTATGTATTGGATAATAATATTTACAGATCAAAAATTGATAGATCTTTAGTTAGTCTGTTTGCAGATTTTAAAATTTTACCTAGTTTGAATTTTAAAACTCAAGGAAGTGTTGATGCTATTGGCACAGAAGGGTTTCAGTATTTAAATCCAATTAATGGAGATGGTGCTGGAGTAGCTGGATTAGTTAGAAATAATTTTACAAATTTAACACGTTGGAATGTTCAAAATATTTTGTCATACAATAAGACTTTTGGAGATGTTCATAATATCGGAGCTACTGCAATTTACGAAGCACAAAAACAAAAAGTAAATTCTTTCTTTGGTGGAGGTAATGGTTTATCTGATACTTTCTTTAATCAAGGTTTGATATCAGGATCATACGCAACACAAGTATCTGGAGGATCAATATCTGAAAACGGAATTATTTCATATGCAGGTAGATTGACATATAATTATAAAGAAAAATATTTCCTTCAAGGATCTTTACGTAAGGATGGTCTTTCGTCATTGCCCTCTGCTAATAAGTGGGGAACTTTCCCAGGAGTTTCTGCAGGATGGAGCGTAAGCAAAGAATCTTTTATGACACCTTTAGAAAATGTTGTTTCTGAATTTAAGTTAAGAGCTTCTTATGCAGAAGTTGGTAATACTGATATTGGTAATTATCCTTATTTAGGCTTGTATAATAATTCAAAATATGCTGAATATAATGGTATTGCCTATTCTCAGGCGGGTAATAATCAATTAAAATGGGAGACTTCGGAGAAGTTGGACTATGGTGTAGATTTAGCTTTTTTAAATAATCGTTTGAAATTTACTTATGATTATTTTATCAATAACCAAGACGGTTTGATTTTAGCTGTGCCTCAGCCTTTGTCTTTAGGAGTTCCTGGAAACTCAATATCACAAAATATTGGTTCTTTGAAAAACTCTGGACATGAAATATCAGTTGAAGCTTCTCCTTTTAGAAGTGAAAATTTTGAATGGACATTGTCAGCTAATTTATCTTTAGTAAAAAGTAAAGTAAATACTTTAGTGAATGGTCAAGATATTAATTATGTTGATGCAGATAATTTTAATACTGGAAACAATATATTAAGAGAAGGTGAGTCACCTTATGCTTTGTATGGTTTTAAATATTGGGGAGTAAATCCTGCTAATGGTAATCCAGTTTATTATAAAGCTGATGGTTCATTAGTTCAGGGAAATATCGATACTCAAGCATATAGAGTTTTTGATCCAAACAATCCTTCAGATATTTCGGTAGCTTCTTCTTTGAGTACATCTGATAAAAGTATTTTAGGAAGTGTACTTCCTACTTATTTTGGAGCGTTCAATTCTAACATGAGATATAAAGATTTTGATTTAGGTTTCATGTTCCGTTTTAGTGGTGGTAATAAAATTCACAATTCAACTAGACGTGATGCATTAACAATGAACTTCAATAACAATGGAACTGAAATATTAGGAAGATGGCAAAGTGCTGCTAATCCTGGTGATGGATGGACTCCAAGATTGAGAGATGATAGAGAAACTTTTATCAATTTAAATCAAGCATCTACTCGTTTTGTTGAAGATGGTGATTATATCAAATTAGATAATGTAACTTTAGGTTATAATTTGCCAAAACCAGTTTTAGAAAAAATTGGAGTTGATAAATTTAGACTTTTTGTACAAGGTCAAAACTTATTAATTATTACAGACTATAAAGGTTTAGATCCAGAGATGGAAATTACAGGTATTGATTTAAATGGTACTCCAAGATCTCGAGTATTCACTATTGGTCTGAATGTAGGTTTCTAATTTAAAAATGAAAAAAATGAAAAATAAAAATAAATTTTTATCCTTATGGAGTGCTAAAATAGCAGTTCCATTAATGGTGGTTTCACTCTTGTTAGTCTCTTGTAGTGAAGAAAATACGATCGAATTAGATCCTTTCAATAGTATCTCAGAAAATGTTGCTTTTGAAACTCCAGCTTTAATTGATCTTTCGGTTACAGGGATGTATAATGGTGCTCAATTGGGTAACTTTAATGGTGCTGGAGCGAGAGGATATGTATTTGGAGCGGCTTACATTCAACAAGGTGACAATAGAGGCGAGGATGTTGTTAATTTAGCTGCATTTTACCAATTAACTTATACAGGTACTTATGATCCTACAACAGCAAATAATGTGTACTATTGGGCAGATGCTTATCGGTTAATTAATAGAACCAATATTGTAATTGAAGGTGTTGAAAAAGCAGCTGCAAGTGGAATTATTACTCGAGAAATTGCAAATGATTATATAGGTCAAGCAAAATTTTTCAGAGCGATTGCGCATAATGAATTGTTGATTTTTTATGCAAGACCTTTTCAAGATAATAACGGCGCTAGTTTAGGGGTTCCTTACAGAGAGATTCCTTATAATACTCCTGCAAATATTGCACTTGGTTTAGCTCAAGGTAGAAACACTGTGGCTGAGTGTTACACTAAAATTCTTAAAGATTTAAGTGATGCAGAAACACTACTTTTTTCAAAAAATGCACGAGTTGGTGCTGCTAAAATTGAAAGAATTACTAAAGAAGCAGCAATAGCATACAAAACGAGAGTTTATTTGCACATGCGTGATTGGAATAATGTAATTACTGAAGGATTAAAGTTAAACGGTTTGTATTCTATGACTGCAAATCCAGACACTCCTTTTGCGAGTAATAGTTCTAATACAGAATCTATTTTCTCTATTGCAAATGGAGCTACTAATAATCCAGGTGCTAACGGTGCTCTAGCGAATATGTATCACCCACCAATTCCAGCAGCCTCTAATGGTCGTGGATTAGTTGCTATTAGCCCAATTATTTGGAGAGATCCGAGTTGGTTGATTGATGATAAAAGAAGAACTGAGGGGACTATGGTTATAACTGGTATTGGAAGTTATTATCCAAATTCTAAATTCACTAAAAAATATAAAGATGGTGTGAATAAAACAGATGCTGCACCTATTATCAGATATGCTGAAGTAGCATTGAATATGGCTGAGGCTTATGCTAGAAATAATGATGTTGTTAATGGTTTGGCAAGATTAAACTCTGTTAGAAATAGATCTTTAGCTGATCCAGCAACTCAGGCATTTACAGCAACTACTTTTTCGTCAAATATTCAATTATTAGGTGCTATTTTGAAAGAAAGAAGAATAGAGTTTCTTATGGAAGGTCGTCGTTGGGCTGATATTCATAGATTGCAAAATGATGCTAATTTTCCAATAGCTGGTGTTCCTGCAAAAGCTGCAAATGGAGGTTTTGCTAGTGCTTCAACGGCTTTAACTGCATACGCATTAGGCACTCCTTACACAGGCGCTTTAGGTGTTAATGCAATTCCTTATGACAACTTTAAGTTTTTGTGGCCTATACCGCAATTGGAATTGGATTCTAATCCAACATTGAGAGATCAGCAAAATCCAGGTTACTAAATATGTTAATAATTCATTATTAATATTAATAGGGTAAGCATTTATATCATTTGTTAGCCTTATTAAAAAGTATCCTGAGTTATTATTATTATTATAAACAGCTATAAGAATTTATTCTTGTAGCTGTTTTTTATTATAGAATAAAAAAATAAAAAATAATTGATATTTTAATATTGTAATTTGAAACCTATAGAAGTTGTTTTCTTTCGTTTCCTTAATTAAATGGTTTCTAAATAAGAAGTTTATTAAATTAATGACAGTATCTAGTATTTTTTTTTAACATAAAGAAGTTATTTTTTATTTTAAATTAGCACACAAGAAAATCCATTTAAATTCAAATCATGAAAAAAAATACTTTTAGAATATTAATGTTGTTTGTGCTGTTTTTTTCTATTTTTTCCTATTCACAAAATGACAAGGAAAAAAATGTTATTTTAAATCAAACTAATGTTTCAAACCTTAAGAAATTGAAAATAGAATTAGGTAAGAGTCGAATAAAAAAATATGAAAAAGCGGTAACAGTTGCAAAACAAAATGGTTGGCCAATTAAATTTACTAGTGCTGATGGAAATTTTGCAGAAATAAAAGAGGTTACTGATGAGGGATTTCCATTGTATCGTGTAACTAGAAATGAAGGGTCAGCATTTACCTCTAGGGTAAATAAATTACGCACTAATGGTGGATTAGGCTTGAGTTTAACTGGTAATGGATTGTTTGTTGGGGTATGGGATCAAGACAATGCAACTATCACACATGAGGATTTTGGAGGTAGAGCTTTTGTTTTTGATAATAATACGAGTCCAACTTCTTTTCATTCAAGTCATGTTACCGGAACGATGATTAGTTCTGGTGCAAACTCAACCGATGGGCTAGGCCGAGGTATTGCGTATGAGGCGTTTGCTTATGTTAGTAATTGGACTCGGGATTTGGAAGAGATGACGGAATTAGCTACAAATAATGGTTTGTTGCTGTCTAATCATTCTTATGGACTTCTAGCAACTAGTGCAAGTTTTCCAGAATACATTTTTGGTGCTTACAGGAATGATTCAAGGGATTTAGATCAAATAGCTTTTGATGCGCCGTATTATCAGCCTGTTATTGCAGCTGGGAATGATAGGAATAAAGTTCCTAATATTAATGCTGCAAAAGATGGATATGATTTATTGACGGATTTTAGTACTGCAAAAAATGCTATTGTTGTTGCTGCTGTAGAAGGTTTGGGGGTTAATGGGTATGTTAATTCAAGTAGTGTTGTTATGTCTAATTTTAGTAGTTGGGGTCCAACAGATGATAATCGTATAAAACCAGATATTTCTACAAAAGGAGTCAATGTATTTTCAACAACTAATGCAGCAAGTAATAAAGGCTATGGAACGATTTCAGGGACTTCAATGGCTGCCCCCGGTGTGACTGGTACCTTATTGTTGCTTCAAGAGCATTTTAGAAATATTACTAGTGGGTTCATGCGATCTGCTACATTGAGAGGTTTGATGATTCATAGTGCAGATGAAGCAGGAGATGCTGATGGGCCAGATCCAAGATTTGGTTGGGGTTTGATAAACGCTGAAAAAGCAGCGTTATTGATTTCTAATGCATATCAAGCAAACAATAAAGTTTTGATTCAGGAATTTGATTCAAGAACAACACCTTTGATGCAAGGGACTTCTTTTACTAAAACAATAAAGGCAAAGGGTACAGAGCCATTGGTAGCTACTATTTCTTGGACTGATCGTGCCGGGTTGACTAATACAAGTACTGTTGATTTAACAACTCCGGTCTTGATTAATGATTTGGATATAAGAATTACAAAAAATACAGAAGTTTTTTTTCCATGGCGTCTAAATGATATCAAAAGTCAGCCAGCTATTAGAGCGGATAATACTGTTGATAATATTGAGAAAATTGAAATTAATAATCCTGTTAATGATTTCTATACCATAACAGTTAGTCATAAGGGAAATCTAGTAGGTAATAGCCAGGATTTTTCGTTAATAGTTTCGGGTATAGATGAGAGTAACTTAGCAACTAATGAATCTGATTTTAAAGCATTAAATGTATGGCCTAATCCAATGAATGATTTTGTTAATATATCGGTTCTATCAGATCTTTCTGATGAAATGTATTTAGAGGTTTATGATATTTTAGGAATTAGACAACTTTCTAAAAGAATAGATTATTCAAATGCCGGTTTTGTTAATTCAATACAAGTGAATTCTCTTAAAAAAGGGCTTTATATTTTTAAAATTATGCAAGGAAAAAAGCAATCTATTTGGAAAATATTAAAAAATTAAACTAAATATTGTTAAAATTTTTCTTTTAATATTTTTTTTATTTAAAAAAATCAGAATAAGCAATAAACAAGTTAAAACTTATGTTTTTGATGAAAATGTATCATAATTTTAAAATTTTTCAATATTAACTATTAAATGTTTGTTAATTAATAATTAATTAATAGTTTTGTTTTTTAACTAACTCAAAAAAAATATTTATGAAATCAAAGTTTACTTGGATTCTTACGTTATGTTTAGCGTTTTTTATTCAGTTTTCCTTTGCGCAAGAGAAAACTGTTTCGGGTGTTGTTACTTCCAAATCCGATCAAATGACTATGCCAGGGGTAAATGTTGTTGTACAAGGTACAAGTCGTGGAGTACAAACCGATTTTAATGGTGCATTTTCTATTAAAGCTTCCGTTGGAGAAAGATTAGTAATTTCTATTGTTGGGTCAAAACCTGTTACTGTTGTGGTAGGTGCTCAAAATAGAATTAACGTTCAGCTTGAAGATGATACTACTGTATTAGAAAATGTTATTGTTGAAGGTTACAATGTAACAAAAACAAAAGCAAAGTCTAACGTTGCCTCAGTAACTGTTAGTTCTAAAACTATTGAGGGGCGACCTAACGCTTCTTTTATTCAAACCTTACAGGCGCAAGTTTCTGGTTTGAATATTACATCAGGAACAGGGCAGCCAGGGGGGAATAGCCAAATTATTATCAGAGGTACAGGTTCTATCAATGGTAAAGTTGAGCCATTATTCGTTATTGATGGAATTCCTTTGAACTCTGATAACTTTAGAAGTATCAATCCAGACGATATCGAATCAGTTTCGGTTCTTAAAGATGCTGGTGCAACTTCTATCTACGGTAATAGAGGTGCTAATGGTGTAATTATTGTTAAAACTAAAAAAGGTAGTTTTGATTCGGCATTGAACGTTAAGTATTCCTCTACTACAGGTTTTTCAACTTTGCAGAAAACAAAATATAACTTGATGAACTCTCAAGAATTGCTTACAACTGAAAGAGCATTTGGTAGAGGTAGAGGTTTTACGAATGGTCCTAATGGTGGTCCAATGACAGATGCTCAAATTGCAGCAGCAGTAAATACAGACTGGAATGACTACTTTTTTAGAACTGGTGTTACTCAAAATCAAGTTTTGAGCTTGTCTGCTGGTGGAAAAAATATGAGCTCGTTTACTTCTCTTGGATATTTTGATCAACAAGGTATCTTGAAAGGATCTGATTTGAAAAGATTTAGTTTTAGAAGTAATGTAAGTGGTAAATCAAATAATGATAAATTAACATATTCAACTACTACATCTATCAACTTTTCTAGAAGAAACGAAGCTAACGCTATTGGTACAGGAGGTGTAAATCAGAATTATGTTCTTGGTGCTAATAATAGTGCTCCTTATATATCACCAGATGATTATAGTACTAGCCAACAGCTTTTATTAGATTACCAAACACAAGGTGGAACTTTATTATTAACTCCATTATTTCTTGTTGATAAGCTAAAAACTTTTGAAAATAGAATTGATGAGTTAAAAGGTTTGATTAACCTTGAAGGTGGATATAAAATTACCAAAGATTTAAGTCTTGGTACATCCATAGCTTTAGATTATACTCAACAAAATTTGTATACATGGCAAAGTCCTACGGCTTTTAATTCACTACTTTTTGCTGGTGCTGCAACTGCACCTGAATTTGAAGACCAGTTATTTGAAAGAGACGTGGCTATCACCTCAAACACACGTTTGAATTATAATCGTACTTTTAATGAAAAGCACACTATAAATGCTGGGGCGTATCTAGAGTACATAAAATCTCACAGAAATGGTTTTAATTTTAGACAAAGAGGTTTAAATCCTAAAACTACTTCTCCAGGAGCTGGTACTGGTTATATTTTAGATGGTCCTACTAACGATAGATTTGTACCTACAGTAGGTGCTTTTAAACAAGAAACAGGTTTGTTCTCTTATTTTG
Proteins encoded:
- the lipB gene encoding lipoyl(octanoyl) transferase LipB — protein: MNKTIQLQDLGTKDYKATWEYQEELFKGIVDLKIRNRREELELETPNYFLFVEHPHVYTLGKSGDLSNLLLSEKQLEAKGATFYKINRGGDITYHGPGQIVGYPIIDLENFFTDIHKYLRFLEEAIILTLQEYGIVCGRSEGETGVWLGAGTPFARKICAMGVRASRWVTMHGFALNVNADLGYFDNIIPCGIRGKAVTSLNVELGVEKVNEEEVKEKILKHFSILFEATFEKSAIKNH
- a CDS encoding ribonuclease HII; the encoded protein is MLYSFFLTPNLETGTDEAGRGCLAGPVTAAAVILPADFQNHTLNDSKQLSEKAREKMRPIIEEQCVSFAVTHLEPLIIDEINILNASIKAMQESILKLDPRPESIIVDGNSPLIPKGGIKNRGGKIFTDAEIEFLNSIPNTSIIRGDSKYLSIAAASILAKTYRDEYMNRIHEEFPMYNWKQNKGYPTKEHREAIRIYGVTKYHRMTFRLLPEQYTFDF
- a CDS encoding SusC/RagA family TonB-linked outer membrane protein gives rise to the protein MRSKFKWIFSLLLALSMQFAFAQEKTVTGVVADATGPIPGANVVVKGTNRSAQTDFDGKYSIKANSGEVLVFSFVGMKDVTVNVGTSSTVNIKMEQADNTLEEVVVVGYGTQKKKNLTGSISQIKGEAIASLATPSFESQLAGRAAGVQVTSNSGVLGQAPRIRIRGIGSISSGSYPLVVVDGVPIFTGDVGGYANTNALGDINPADIESTEILKDGSATAIYGSRASNGVILITTKKGKGGKFRVNYNTYTGVATPIDFLDLLGTKDFITIQNEKRSNRAASPWAAGTAFNTDWQKAVLRSNAFQTDHNLSLSGSTDKTNYYFSVGYNEQEGIAKANNQTRYNVRANVDQKVKSWLNIGVNAALSRTQNNGLNTGANSLSGLMFNAMRQLPNTPVYDATNPTGYNIAGASVGQGENLSVIGNNLPNIVYVLDNNIYRSKIDRSLVSLFADFKILPSLNFKTQGSVDAIGTEGFQYLNPINGDGAGVAGLVRNNFTNLTRWNVQNILSYNKTFGDVHNIGATAIYEAQKQKVNSFFGGGNGLSDTFFNQGLISGSYATQVSGGSISENGIISYAGRLTYNYKEKYFLQGSLRKDGLSSLPSANKWGTFPGVSAGWSVSKESFMTPLENVVSEFKLRASYAEVGNTDIGNYPYLGLYNNSKYAEYNGIAYSQAGNNQLKWETSEKLDYGVDLAFLNNRLKFTYDYFINNQDGLILAVPQPLSLGVPGNSISQNIGSLKNSGHEISVEASPFRSENFEWTLSANLSLVKSKVNTLVNGQDINYVDADNFNTGNNILREGESPYALYGFKYWGVNPANGNPVYYKADGSLVQGNIDTQAYRVFDPNNPSDISVASSLSTSDKSILGSVLPTYFGAFNSNMRYKDFDLGFMFRFSGGNKIHNSTRRDALTMNFNNNGTEILGRWQSAANPGDGWTPRLRDDRETFINLNQASTRFVEDGDYIKLDNVTLGYNLPKPVLEKIGVDKFRLFVQGQNLLIITDYKGLDPEMEITGIDLNGTPRSRVFTIGLNVGF
- a CDS encoding RagB/SusD family nutrient uptake outer membrane protein; translation: MKNKNKFLSLWSAKIAVPLMVVSLLLVSCSEENTIELDPFNSISENVAFETPALIDLSVTGMYNGAQLGNFNGAGARGYVFGAAYIQQGDNRGEDVVNLAAFYQLTYTGTYDPTTANNVYYWADAYRLINRTNIVIEGVEKAAASGIITREIANDYIGQAKFFRAIAHNELLIFYARPFQDNNGASLGVPYREIPYNTPANIALGLAQGRNTVAECYTKILKDLSDAETLLFSKNARVGAAKIERITKEAAIAYKTRVYLHMRDWNNVITEGLKLNGLYSMTANPDTPFASNSSNTESIFSIANGATNNPGANGALANMYHPPIPAASNGRGLVAISPIIWRDPSWLIDDKRRTEGTMVITGIGSYYPNSKFTKKYKDGVNKTDAAPIIRYAEVALNMAEAYARNNDVVNGLARLNSVRNRSLADPATQAFTATTFSSNIQLLGAILKERRIEFLMEGRRWADIHRLQNDANFPIAGVPAKAANGGFASASTALTAYALGTPYTGALGVNAIPYDNFKFLWPIPQLELDSNPTLRDQQNPGY
- a CDS encoding S8 family serine peptidase, with the translated sequence MKKNTFRILMLFVLFFSIFSYSQNDKEKNVILNQTNVSNLKKLKIELGKSRIKKYEKAVTVAKQNGWPIKFTSADGNFAEIKEVTDEGFPLYRVTRNEGSAFTSRVNKLRTNGGLGLSLTGNGLFVGVWDQDNATITHEDFGGRAFVFDNNTSPTSFHSSHVTGTMISSGANSTDGLGRGIAYEAFAYVSNWTRDLEEMTELATNNGLLLSNHSYGLLATSASFPEYIFGAYRNDSRDLDQIAFDAPYYQPVIAAGNDRNKVPNINAAKDGYDLLTDFSTAKNAIVVAAVEGLGVNGYVNSSSVVMSNFSSWGPTDDNRIKPDISTKGVNVFSTTNAASNKGYGTISGTSMAAPGVTGTLLLLQEHFRNITSGFMRSATLRGLMIHSADEAGDADGPDPRFGWGLINAEKAALLISNAYQANNKVLIQEFDSRTTPLMQGTSFTKTIKAKGTEPLVATISWTDRAGLTNTSTVDLTTPVLINDLDIRITKNTEVFFPWRLNDIKSQPAIRADNTVDNIEKIEINNPVNDFYTITVSHKGNLVGNSQDFSLIVSGIDESNLATNESDFKALNVWPNPMNDFVNISVLSDLSDEMYLEVYDILGIRQLSKRIDYSNAGFVNSIQVNSLKKGLYIFKIMQGKKQSIWKILKN